TTGGCTCGCGGCGGGGCAGGGCGGTTTGGCGGCCTGGCCGCTGGACGTGCTGTTTGCCGTGCTGCCTGCGGCGGCGGTGGCCGAAACGCTGAAATACGCCGTGCGCCGCTTCCTGCCGCCCAATCTGTTCCTCTATATCTTCATCAACGGCTTTTTCGCCGCCGCGCTGGGGATGCTGGCCACGGGCGCGGCCTCGGTCGCCCTGCTCTCGCACACGGCAACCTTCGCCGCCGCCGGTTTGTGGCACCGTGCCTTCCCCGTGTTTTTCCTCTTGGGCTGGGGCGAAGCCTTCCTCAGCGGCCTGTTCGCCGCCGTGTTCGTCGCCTTCAAGCCGCAGCTGCTCGCCTCCTTCGACGACGCGCACTATCTGCGGCACCGCAACAGCATCTGGCCGTCTGAAAGCGAATCATGAACGCGCCGCTGCCTGCTTTTCTGTCTGTGGCCTGCGGCGCGGTGTTGGGCGCGTCCGCCCGCTGGCTGCTGGGCGTGTGGCTCGCTTCCTTTATCCGGCCCGTTCCTTTTTCCACGCTGCTGGCCAACTGGATCGGTGCGCTGCTCATCGGCTTGGCGGCGGGTGTGTCCGAGCTGTTCCCCGGCCTGCCGCCGTATTGGAGGCTGTGGTTTGTAACCGGCCTGCTCGGCAGCCTCACCACTTTTTCCGGCTTTTCGCTGGAAACCGTCGCCATGCTGCAACAGCAACGCTATGCCGCCGCCGCGCTCAATGCCGCGCTGCACCTGGCCGGTTCGCTGTGCCTGACTACGTTCGGGCTGTGGCTGGCGCGGCTGCCGGCGCGGTAAAGCCCGCCGCGCATGGCGTTTCCCGTCCGCCGTTTTTCAGACGGCCTTTCGCCAAACAAAAAGGCCGTCTGAAAAACATCCGCGCCCCGTCTTTACACTCTACCCCCTTGCAACACTAACCGTTTCCATTTATATTCGGTAACATAATTTAATCCTATTTGACAGAACGAATTTCAGCACAGGAACCGCCATGTTTGTCTGCATCTGCAATGCGATTACCGACCATCAAATCAAAGAAACCGTTGCCGCCGGCGCATCCACGTTGGCGGATTTGCAGTCGCAGCTGGGCGTGGCCACCTGCTGCGGCTGCTGCACCGATCTGGCCTCGTCCTTCCTCAGCGCGGCGGGCGGCCAGCAGGGCAACACCGCCGCGCAGGGCATCCGCGTCAGCGGCTGATGTCGGACAATACAGAGGCCGTCTGAAAACCGCAAAACGGGGCTTTCAGACGGCCTCACTTTGTTTTCCCGCCGCGCAAAGCCGTTATAATGCGCCCCTTTTCCCTGTTTCCCCGCCCGCTCCATGATTTATCCCTGGCACGAATACGAATGGCGGCAGATTGCCGCGCAGCGGCAGCGTCTGCCGCACGCCATGCTGTTTGCCGGCAAACGCGGCACCGGCAAAACCGCCTTCGCCCGCCATCTGGCGCAGTCGCTGCTGTGCGAAAACGCCGCCGCCGACGGCGAACCCTGCGGCGTCTGCCCCTCGTGCCACCTGTTTGCGCAAAACAGCCACCCCGACTTCTACGAACTCGCTCCCGAAACCCCCGAAGGCGAAACCGCCGCCCGCAGGCTGCCACAAATCAAAATCGACGCCGTGCGCGAGCTGATCGAACACATCCGCCTCACCGCCGTGCGCGGCGGGCGTCGCGTCGCGCTGGTGCATCCGGCCGAAGCCATGAACGCGCAGGCGGCCAACGGCCTGTTGAAAATCCTCGAAGAGCCGCCGACCGATGTGGTTTTCCTGCTGGTGTCGCACGAGCGCGACCGCCTGCTGCCCACCGTCAAAAGCCGCTGCCGCCAAACCGTGCTGCCCGCCCCCGGCCGCGCCGCCGCGCTGGACTACGTCCGCCGGTACCACCCGCAGCACGCCGAAGAGCTGCTCGCCTTCCACAGCGGCGCGCCGCTGTTTGAAGAAGAGGCCGCCCAAACCGCCCTGCGCGGCGAGTTGTTGCAGTTTTTCGCCGCCCCGCGCCTCATCGCCGCCCTCGACTACGCCGCCGCCTTCGACAAACACAAGCTGCCGCTGGCCGTGTTCCTCGACTGGATGCACAAATGGCTGCTCGACGTCGGCCTCGCGCAGCGGCAGATGTCGCCCCTTTATTACCCCGCCTTCGCCGCCCAGTCGGCCGCCGTCGCACACCGCACCGCCCCCGCCGCCCTGTTCGCCCTCAATACCCGCCTCAACGCCCTTGTCCCTTACGGCCGCCACACATTGAGTGTTAGAATGCAGGCCGAATCCCTACTCACCGAATATCTGCGCTTTTGGCAGAACAAATAGCAAACACAGGAAAACCGAAAATGGCACAATCCAATTCAGACTTCGATTTCAGCCGCCAGACCAACATCCCCATCCCGGGCAAAATGCTCAACCTGCACATCCCCGACCTGCAATCGCTCTACAACTGCTACATCCCCTTCTTCGAGCACGGCGGCCTGTTCGTTACCACCGAAGACAAATTCTCCCTCGGCGACGAAGTGCTGCTCGCCCTCTCGCTGGGCAACAGCCAGGACAAAAAATTCCTGCGCACCAACGTCGGCTGGGTCAACTTCGCCCGCTCCACTCCCGTGCGCCCGCGCGGCATCGGCGTGGCCTTCGGCAAAGACGAAATCTGCATTTCCGTCAAAAACCTGATTGAAAAACAGCTCGGCACCTCCCTCAAAAGCGACCGCCCCACCTTCACCATGTAAATCCGGCAAGAGGCCGTCTGAAAAAGCCCGACCGTTTTTTCAGACGGCCTCTTGCCCATGTCAGACCATGCAGCTCATCGACTCCCACTGCCACCTCAACTTTGAAGACCTCGCCGCACGCCTGCCCGAAGTGCTGGCCAACATGGCCGCAAACCAAGTCGCCCTCGCCCTGGCCGTCAGCGTCAGCCGCGACAGTTTCGAGCAAGTGCACGCCATCGCCGAGGCGCACCCCAACATCTACGCCAGCGTCGGCATCCACCCCGACGACCCCGAAGCCGAAGAATTCACCCTGAACGAACTCACCGAACGCGCCGCCCTGCCCAAAGTGGCCGCCATTGGCGAAACCGGCCTCGACTACCACTGGTGCAAGGGCGAGCTTGCCTGGCAGCACCGCCGCTTCATCACCCACATCGAAGCCGCCAACCAAAGCGGCCTGCCGCTCATCGTCCACACCCGCGAAGCCGCCGACGACACCATGCGCCTGCTGCGCGAACACCGCGCCCACGCCGGCGTCATCCACTGCTTCACCGAAGACACCCGCGTCGCCCGCCTCGCCCTCGATTTGGGCTTCTACATCTCCTTCTCCGGCATCGTAACCTTCAAGAACGCCGCGCAGATACAGGAAGCCGCCCGCTATGTTCCCCTCGATCGGATGCTGGTGGAAACCGACGCCCCCTTCCTCGCCCCCGTGCCCAAACGCGGCAAAACCAACGAACCGGCCTACGTGCGCCACACCGCCGAATTCCTCGCCACCCTGCGCGGCGACACCCTCGAAAACATCGCCGCCGCCACCACCGCAAACTTCTTGCGCCTGTTTGCCAAAATCCCGCAAGAGGCCGTCTGAAAACGCGGCTTCAACTTGCGTAGGGCGTGTTGCTTGTCAACACGCCCTAAATACCACCCGAAGGAGAAAACCATGAAAACCGCCATCGTCGATTACGGCATGGGCAACCTGCACTCCGTGCTCGGCTCGGTGCGCGAAGCCGCCCGCCTCGCCGGCAGCCGCACCCAAATCGTGCTGACCGACAAACCCGAAGAAGTGGCCTCCGCCGACCGCATCGTCTTCCCCGGCCAGGGCGCGATGCCCGACTGCATGGCCGCGCTGAACCGCAGCGGGCTGGGCGAAGCCGTGGCCGACGGCCTGAAAAACAAACCCTTCTTCGGCATCTGCGTCGGCGCGCAGCTCCTGTTCGATTACAGCGAAGAAGGCGGCACCACCGGACTGGGCTGGTTTGCCGGCGATGTCATACGCTTTTCAGACGGCCTCACCGACGCGCACGGAGGCCGTCTGAAAGTGCCGCACATGGGCTGGAACAGCGTGCGCCAAACCCGCCCCCACCCGCTGTTCCGCGACATCCCGCAAAACACCCGCTTCTATTTCGTCCACAGCTACCGTTTCGCGCCGCAGGACGAAACCATCGTGCTGGCCGAGAGCGACTACCCCGCCCCCTTCCCCTGCATCGTCGGCCGCGACAACGTGTTTGCCACCCAGTTCCACACCGAAAAAAGCCACGACGCCGGCCTCATCCTGCTGCGCAACTTTTTGACGTGGCAGGTATAACAATTTGTTTGTATTAAAATAAAAAAACGCCAACCGGCTTGCCGCTTTTCAGAAACGTCATTCCCGCGTAGGCGGGGACGGCCTCCGTCTCTAAGGTAGGGTGTGCCGCTCCAAGGCGGCGCACGCGTTCCCCGCCGCATCACCAATTCCGCCGCCCGCGTCTCCGAAAAACCGCATACGTGGCTGCGCCACACACCCTACGGAAGGTCGACCGATCTCCGCCGCACCATAAAAAAGGCCGTCTGAAAACGCAATACAGGTTTCAGACGGCCTCTGTATATGTAGGTAGGGTGTGCTGCCCCAAGGCGGCGCACGTGTCCTGCGCCGCATCACCAATCCCGCCACCCCGCGCTCCCGAAAAACCGCGTGCGTGGCTGCGTCATACACCCTGCCTGCCGTGCAAATATCAGAGCGGATATTTTCATGTTGTCCCGCCATATTCCTGACCTGACATTTTCCGATGTTCTCTAAACCTTAAAAGTTGAATACCGCCCGTTTTCCTTTACACACGGCCCGTCAAAAAATACTTGCAAATTAATTGTGAGTAATCTCTAATTTGTGTAAAATGCGCTTTACATGCCGCTGTGCATGTATTCAAAAGCCATAACGGCGGCTTTTACCGCCCGAAAAGGCCGTCTGAAAACGCCGTCGCAAAGCGTGCAAACCGTTGTTCGGAAACGTTATCCCCGCGCAGGCGGGGCGGCCTCAATGTCCCGATAGCCAAGGATAAAACCATGCTGCTGATTCCCGCCATCGACCTCAAAGACGGCAAATGCGTGCGCCTGCGCCAGGGCGTGATGGACGATGCCACCGTCTTTTCCGACCGGCCCGCCGAAACCGCGCGCCACTGGCTCGAACAGGGCGCGCGCCGCCTGCATCTGGTGGATTTGAACGGCGCGTTTGCCGGCGAGCCGAAAAACTTTCCCGCCATCAAAGAGATACTCGCGGCCGTCGCGCAACACATCCCCGTGCAGCTCGGCGGCGGCATCCGCAACCTCGCCACCATCGAAAAATACCTCGCGCTGGGGCTGAACGACGTCATCATCGGCACCGCCGCCGTGGACAACCCCGATTTCGTGCGCGAAGCCTGCCGCGAGTTTCCCGGCCGCATCATTGTCGGCCTCGACGCCAAAGACGGCATGGTGGCCGTGGACGGCTGGGCGAAAATCACGCCGCACCGCGCCGCCGATCTGGGGCGGCGTTTCGCCGGCGACGGCGTGAACGGCATCATCTACACCGACATCGGCCGCGACGGCATGATGAAGGGCATCAACACCGAGGCCACCGTCCGGCTGGCGCAGGAAACCGGCCTGCCCGTTACCGCCTCGGGCGGCCTCACCAACCTCGACGACGTGCGCGCCCTCGCCGCCGCCGAACCCCACGGCGTAAGCGGCGCAATCACCGGCCGCGCCATCTACGAGGGCAGTATTGATTTTGCCGAGGCGCAGCGGCTGGCCGACAGCCTCACGCAGCGGTAACACACGGATTTTTACGGGTAAAACACAACGATTTAAGGAAATAGAAAAATGTTGGAAGCATTCGTTTTGGGCTTTTGGATCATCTGGTCGGCCAACCGCGACATCTACGCCCTCTCGGAAAGCCTCGGCTTCATGGTGATCGTCGTCATCATACGCGGCTTCATGACCATGAGCCTGCCGCCGATGGACGGCATCTGGATGGCCGGCATCGCCGTGCAGTGGCTCTACACCGCGCTGGTGCTCACCGCCGTCAACCGCTTATCCAGCAGCTTCGCCGCCACGCTGGCCATCGCCGCCCTCGGCTCGATGGGCTTTTACTGGCTCGGCCAGCCGGAAAACACCAAAGCCGTCCTCTCCCCGTTTATCGGCTGACCCGCCGCCCGCTTGCGGCGGTTTCTTACGGAAACGCAACATGGCACTGGCAAAACGCATCATCCCCTGTTTGGACGTGAAAGACGGCCGCGTGGTCAAAGGCGTGAACTTCCTCGGCCTGCGCGACGCGGGCGACCCCGTCGCCGTGGCCAAACGCTACAACGACGAGGGCGCGGACGAAATCACCTTCCTCGACATCACCGCCTCCTCCGACAACCGCGACACCATCCTGCACGTCATCGAGGAAGTGGCCGAACACGTCTTCATCCCCCTCACCGTCGGCGGCGGCGTGCGCAGCGTGGCCGACATCCGCCGCCTGCTCAACGCCGGCGCGGACAAAGTCAGCATCAACACCGCCGCCGTAACCAAGCCCGAACTCGTCTCCGAAGCCGCCGCCTTTTTCGGCGCGCAGGCCATCGTCGCTGCCGTTGACGCCAAAGCCGTCAATCCCGACAACAGCCGCTGGGAAATCTTCACCCACGGCGGCCGCAAGCCCACCGGCCTCGATGCCGTAGAATGGGCGCGGGAAATGCAGCGGCGCGGCGCGGGCGAAATCCTGCTCACCAGCATGGACAGGGACGGCACGCGCCAGGGCTTCAACCTGCCGCTCACCCGCGCCGTCAGCGAAGCCGTCGGCATCCCCGTCATCGCCTCCGGCGGCGTCGGCAGCGTGCAGCACCTGATCGACGGCATCCAAGAAGGCAAGGCCGACGCCGTGCTGGCCGCCAGCATCTTCCATTTCGGCGAAATCTCCATCCGCCGGGCCAAAGAGGCCATGCGCGAAGCAGGCATCGAAGTGCGGCTGTAAACCCGTTTTTCAGACGGCCTCAAAGCCTGTTGAGGCCGTCTGAAAAATTTTGCGGCCTGCATCATGTCGGGTGTGCCGCCCCGCGACGCACTTGGCGGATAAGCGGCGGCATACGGAACGCCGCAAAGCCTTTCCCCAAAATGTTCCAACCCGTTTTTCAGACGGCCTCAAAGCCTATTGAGGCCGTCTGAAAACGTCTTGCCAACCGCCGCCGTTTGGAAAGCCGCCCACGCTGTGGCAGAATGCCGCCTCTTTCACACACCGCACGGAAACCCCATGAAACTCAAACAAACCGCCGCCTGCCTTTTGGCCGCCGCCGCGCTGGCCGCCTGCGACTCGCAGGCCGACAAAATCGGCAACGCCAGCACCGTCTTCAACCTCCTCGGCAAAAACGACCGCATCGAAATCGAAGGCTTCGACGACGAAGACGTGCAGGGGCTGACCTGCTACCTGTCCTACGCCAAAAAAGGCGGCCTCAAAGAAACCGTCAACCTCGAAGAAGACGCCAGCGACGCCTCCGTCTCCTGCGTGCAGACCGCTCCCGCTGTGCGCTTTTCCGAACGCGCCGTTGCCAAGCCCAAACAGGTGTTCAAACGCAGTTCCAGCCTCGTGTTCAAAAGCATGCAGGTGATGCGCTACTACGACGCCAAGCGCAAAGCCTTCGCCTACATGGTGTACAGCGACAAAGTCATCCAAGGCTCGCCGAAAAACTCCCTCAGCGCGTGGTCGTGCCACAGCGGCGCAACCGCCGCCGACAGCGCGGGCGGGCAGGTTTACGGCGCGTGCGTCATCGCAACCGCGCCGCAGCAATAAACCGTAGGGTCTGTTGACAATCAGCCTTGCGGCGGTGTTTTTGGTAAAAATCCACGTCTGCCGCGTCAAAAATGCCCGCAGGTGTCCAACCTTGCTGCGCTTTTTCCCTTGCATACGTGGATTTTTCCTCAAAAAACCACTCGCAAGCTGAATGTCAACAGACCCTAGATGCCGTCTGAAAACGCATCCCGCGCTTTTCAGACGGCCTCAAACGACAATACGATAACAAGGCTTTCCCATGAACGAAATCATCCTCCGCAATCCCCCTACCGCAGGAAGCGTGGCAACCGACCTGCTCGAAAGCGTCATCGTCATACTCATGATTTGGAGAGTCGGGCCGAACCGCTTGATTTTTCTGCTCGCCCTGTGCGCCGCTGCCGCCCTGCTGCTCTACCGTATCCGCCGTTACGATTACAGTATTGTCATCACGCCCACCTGCGTCCGCAGGCAGCGGCGATACGGCAAAGCCGAAGTGATACCACTGTCCGATTACGAAGGCGTCGGCGTCGACGCAATCCAGCAAACCGGTTACCGGCCGGGGCATCTCGTGCAAACCGCCCTGATTCCGCGCGACAAATTCGCGCCGACGCAAATCGTGTTTGAAACACCCTGCCGCTTCACCCGCCCGCCGCTGCGCCACGAAGCCTCCGAACAGCTCGCACAACAGATTGCCGCGCTCACCGGCCTGAAAAACCACGGCATCCTCGGTATGCTGACCGGCAGCGGCGACTGGTACTACCTCGCCCACCGCCGCCCCGGCGCGCCCGACCTTTTCGGTCTGCACCACGACGAAGCCCCGCCCCAATCAGGCAAATAAGCTATAATCGCGCCTTTTCCACGCCCCCGCTTTTCAGAAAGCCCCAAAGCGTTTTGAGGCCGTCTGAAAACCGGTTTTCCGCCCAAGGACACGCACACTCATGGATTTAA
The window above is part of the Neisseria bacilliformis genome. Proteins encoded here:
- a CDS encoding energy-coupling factor ABC transporter permease produces the protein MDFRAEWFSPALHGASLAVLLLLLAACAKPAFAALRARPQAAGVLLCFFAVFWSLDAGADGGLTGGLRYHLLGVSLGCLMLGAPSVLWLAALFMLPHLWLAAGQGGLAAWPLDVLFAVLPAAAVAETLKYAVRRFLPPNLFLYIFINGFFAAALGMLATGAASVALLSHTATFAAAGLWHRAFPVFFLLGWGEAFLSGLFAAVFVAFKPQLLASFDDAHYLRHRNSIWPSESES
- the crcB gene encoding fluoride efflux transporter CrcB, with the translated sequence MNAPLPAFLSVACGAVLGASARWLLGVWLASFIRPVPFSTLLANWIGALLIGLAAGVSELFPGLPPYWRLWFVTGLLGSLTTFSGFSLETVAMLQQQRYAAAALNAALHLAGSLCLTTFGLWLARLPAR
- a CDS encoding (2Fe-2S)-binding protein, whose translation is MFVCICNAITDHQIKETVAAGASTLADLQSQLGVATCCGCCTDLASSFLSAAGGQQGNTAAQGIRVSG
- the holB gene encoding DNA polymerase III subunit delta' is translated as MIYPWHEYEWRQIAAQRQRLPHAMLFAGKRGTGKTAFARHLAQSLLCENAAADGEPCGVCPSCHLFAQNSHPDFYELAPETPEGETAARRLPQIKIDAVRELIEHIRLTAVRGGRRVALVHPAEAMNAQAANGLLKILEEPPTDVVFLLVSHERDRLLPTVKSRCRQTVLPAPGRAAALDYVRRYHPQHAEELLAFHSGAPLFEEEAAQTALRGELLQFFAAPRLIAALDYAAAFDKHKLPLAVFLDWMHKWLLDVGLAQRQMSPLYYPAFAAQSAAVAHRTAPAALFALNTRLNALVPYGRHTLSVRMQAESLLTEYLRFWQNK
- a CDS encoding PilZ domain-containing protein, producing MAQSNSDFDFSRQTNIPIPGKMLNLHIPDLQSLYNCYIPFFEHGGLFVTTEDKFSLGDEVLLALSLGNSQDKKFLRTNVGWVNFARSTPVRPRGIGVAFGKDEICISVKNLIEKQLGTSLKSDRPTFTM
- a CDS encoding TatD family hydrolase — its product is MQLIDSHCHLNFEDLAARLPEVLANMAANQVALALAVSVSRDSFEQVHAIAEAHPNIYASVGIHPDDPEAEEFTLNELTERAALPKVAAIGETGLDYHWCKGELAWQHRRFITHIEAANQSGLPLIVHTREAADDTMRLLREHRAHAGVIHCFTEDTRVARLALDLGFYISFSGIVTFKNAAQIQEAARYVPLDRMLVETDAPFLAPVPKRGKTNEPAYVRHTAEFLATLRGDTLENIAAATTANFLRLFAKIPQEAV
- the hisH gene encoding imidazole glycerol phosphate synthase subunit HisH, with protein sequence MKTAIVDYGMGNLHSVLGSVREAARLAGSRTQIVLTDKPEEVASADRIVFPGQGAMPDCMAALNRSGLGEAVADGLKNKPFFGICVGAQLLFDYSEEGGTTGLGWFAGDVIRFSDGLTDAHGGRLKVPHMGWNSVRQTRPHPLFRDIPQNTRFYFVHSYRFAPQDETIVLAESDYPAPFPCIVGRDNVFATQFHTEKSHDAGLILLRNFLTWQV
- the hisA gene encoding 1-(5-phosphoribosyl)-5-[(5-phosphoribosylamino)methylideneamino]imidazole-4-carboxamide isomerase; the encoded protein is MLLIPAIDLKDGKCVRLRQGVMDDATVFSDRPAETARHWLEQGARRLHLVDLNGAFAGEPKNFPAIKEILAAVAQHIPVQLGGGIRNLATIEKYLALGLNDVIIGTAAVDNPDFVREACREFPGRIIVGLDAKDGMVAVDGWAKITPHRAADLGRRFAGDGVNGIIYTDIGRDGMMKGINTEATVRLAQETGLPVTASGGLTNLDDVRALAAAEPHGVSGAITGRAIYEGSIDFAEAQRLADSLTQR
- the hisF gene encoding imidazole glycerol phosphate synthase subunit HisF, which gives rise to MALAKRIIPCLDVKDGRVVKGVNFLGLRDAGDPVAVAKRYNDEGADEITFLDITASSDNRDTILHVIEEVAEHVFIPLTVGGGVRSVADIRRLLNAGADKVSINTAAVTKPELVSEAAAFFGAQAIVAAVDAKAVNPDNSRWEIFTHGGRKPTGLDAVEWAREMQRRGAGEILLTSMDRDGTRQGFNLPLTRAVSEAVGIPVIASGGVGSVQHLIDGIQEGKADAVLAASIFHFGEISIRRAKEAMREAGIEVRL
- a CDS encoding CreA family protein: MKLKQTAACLLAAAALAACDSQADKIGNASTVFNLLGKNDRIEIEGFDDEDVQGLTCYLSYAKKGGLKETVNLEEDASDASVSCVQTAPAVRFSERAVAKPKQVFKRSSSLVFKSMQVMRYYDAKRKAFAYMVYSDKVIQGSPKNSLSAWSCHSGATAADSAGGQVYGACVIATAPQQ